A part of Paroedura picta isolate Pp20150507F chromosome 7, Ppicta_v3.0, whole genome shotgun sequence genomic DNA contains:
- the SMIM27 gene encoding small integral membrane protein 27 — protein MAPLNRRVLEWLCFLVLLTTVLLSWGYVIYATRLAAQWQLKDNYPTQLHNF, from the exons ATGGCGCCATTGAATCGGCGGGTGCTCGAGTGGCTGTGCTTTCTG GTTCTTCTCACCACTGTACTGCTCTCTTGGGGATATGTCATTTATGCAACACGACTTGCAGCCCAGTGGCAGCTGAAAGACAATTATCCCACGCAGCTCCACAATTTTTGA
- the NDUFB6 gene encoding NADH dehydrogenase [ubiquinone] 1 beta subcomplex subunit 6 yields MAEGSGLQSGPPRAVVGYTADERLRLQQLRELRRRWLKDQELSPREPVLPPRKLGLVEGFWQRFLQPGSFWRKQVYKTYSAGTFLFIRVLVPYWFCHYFVKYHIMSRPYGIVEVKQRIFPGDKILETGEVIPELEIPSSHH; encoded by the exons ATGGCGGAGGGGTCGGGGCTGCAGAGCGGACCGCCTCGCGCGGTGGTGGGCTATACGGCCGATGAGAGGCTCCGGCTGCAGCAGCTGCGGGAGCTCCGGCGCCGCTGGCTGAAAGACCAGGAGTTGAGCCCGCGAGAGCCGGTCCTGCCCCCGCGCAAGCTCGGGCTGGTGGAGGGCTTCTGGCAGCGCTTTCTGCAGCCCGGGAGCTTCTGGAGGAAGCAG GTGTACAAAACATACAGTGCTGGGACATTTCTTTTCATCCGGGTACTTGTCCCTTATTGGTTTTGCCACTACTTTGTCAAATATCATATAATG TCACGGCCCTATGGCATTGTGGAAGTGAAGCAAAGAATATTCCCA GGTGACAAAATCTTGGAAACTGGCGAGGTCATTCCTGAATTGGAAATCCCAAGCAGTCATCATTAG